A region from the Enterobacter roggenkampii genome encodes:
- the mutS gene encoding DNA mismatch repair protein MutS, which yields MSTLDNFDAHTPMMQQYLKLKAQHPEILLFYRMGDFYELFYDDAKRASQLLDISLTKRGASAGEPIPMAGIPHHAVENYLAKLVNQGESVAICEQIGDPATSKGPVERKVVRIVTPGTISDEALLQERQDNLLAALWQDGKGFGYATLDISSGRFRLSEPADRETMAAELQRTNPAELLYAEDFAEMALIEGRRGLRRRPLWEFEIDTARQQLNLQFGTRDLIGFGVENAPRGLCAAGCLLQYVKDTQRTALPHIRSITMERQQDSIIMDAATRRNLEITQNLAGGVENTLASVLDNTVTPMGSRMLKRWLHMPIRDTATLVCRQQTIAALQDRYTELQPVLRQVGDLERILARLALRTARPRDLARMRHAFQQLPELRAQLSDVDSAPVQKLRETMGEFTELRELLERAIIDAPPVLVRDGGVIAPGYNEELDEWRALADGATDYLDKLEIRERERLGLDTLKVGYNAVHGYYIQISRGQSHLAPIHYVRRQTLKNAERYIIPELKEYEDKVLTSKGKALALEKQLYEELFDMLMPYLADLQLSASALAELDVLVNLAERAETLNYTCPTFTDKPGIRITEGRHPVVERVLNEPFIANPLSLSPQRRMLIITGPNMGGKSTYMRQTALIALLAYIGSYVPAQNVEIGPIDRIFTRVGAADDLASGRSTFMVEMTETANILHNATEHSLVLMDEVGRGTSTYDGLSLAWACAESLANKIKAMTLFATHYFELTQLPEKMEGVANVHLDALEHGDTIAFMHTVQDGAASKSYGLAVAALAGVPKEVIKRARQKLRELESLSPNAAATQIDGTQMSLLVPAEETSPAVEALENLDPDSLTPRQALEWIYRLKSLV from the coding sequence ATGAGCACACTCGACAATTTCGACGCACATACGCCGATGATGCAGCAGTATCTGAAGCTGAAGGCACAGCATCCGGAAATCCTGCTGTTCTATCGTATGGGCGATTTTTACGAGCTGTTTTATGACGATGCCAAACGCGCATCGCAGCTGCTCGACATCTCGCTGACCAAACGGGGCGCATCGGCTGGTGAACCCATTCCAATGGCCGGTATTCCGCACCACGCGGTAGAAAACTACCTGGCGAAACTGGTGAATCAGGGTGAGTCTGTTGCCATCTGCGAACAGATCGGCGATCCCGCGACCTCAAAAGGTCCGGTTGAGCGCAAGGTCGTGCGCATCGTCACGCCGGGCACCATCAGTGATGAAGCCCTGCTTCAGGAGCGCCAGGATAACCTGCTGGCCGCGCTATGGCAGGACGGCAAAGGCTTTGGCTACGCGACGCTGGACATCAGTTCCGGGCGTTTTCGTCTGAGTGAACCGGCCGATCGTGAAACGATGGCTGCCGAACTGCAGCGCACCAACCCGGCAGAACTGCTCTACGCCGAAGATTTCGCCGAAATGGCGCTGATTGAAGGTCGTCGCGGGCTGCGCCGCCGTCCGCTCTGGGAATTCGAAATTGATACCGCGCGCCAGCAGCTGAATCTGCAGTTTGGCACCCGCGATCTGATTGGCTTTGGCGTTGAAAATGCCCCGCGCGGGCTGTGCGCGGCTGGTTGCCTCCTGCAGTACGTAAAAGATACCCAGCGCACCGCCCTGCCGCATATCCGCTCTATCACCATGGAGCGCCAGCAGGACAGCATCATCATGGATGCCGCCACGCGCCGTAACCTGGAGATCACCCAGAACCTGGCGGGCGGCGTAGAAAATACGCTCGCGTCGGTCCTCGACAATACGGTAACGCCAATGGGCAGCCGTATGCTGAAACGCTGGCTGCATATGCCGATTCGCGATACCGCTACGCTGGTTTGCCGTCAGCAGACGATTGCCGCCCTGCAGGATCGCTATACCGAGCTGCAGCCGGTCCTGCGTCAGGTGGGCGATCTGGAACGTATCCTGGCCCGTCTGGCGCTGCGCACGGCGCGACCGCGCGATCTTGCGCGGATGCGTCATGCTTTCCAGCAGCTGCCGGAACTGCGTGCGCAGCTGAGCGACGTTGACAGCGCGCCGGTACAGAAACTCCGCGAAACCATGGGCGAATTTACCGAACTCCGCGAGCTGCTTGAACGCGCCATTATTGATGCGCCTCCGGTTCTCGTGCGTGATGGCGGCGTGATTGCCCCGGGCTACAACGAGGAGCTGGACGAATGGCGCGCGCTGGCCGACGGCGCGACGGACTACCTTGATAAGCTGGAGATCCGCGAGCGCGAGCGTCTTGGTCTCGACACCCTGAAGGTGGGGTATAACGCGGTTCACGGTTACTACATTCAAATCAGCCGCGGGCAGAGCCATCTGGCGCCGATTCACTACGTGCGCCGCCAGACGTTGAAAAACGCTGAACGCTACATCATTCCCGAGCTGAAAGAGTACGAGGACAAAGTTCTCACCTCGAAAGGCAAAGCGTTGGCGCTGGAAAAACAGCTCTATGAAGAGCTGTTTGACATGCTGATGCCATACCTGGCCGACCTGCAGCTGAGCGCCAGCGCGCTGGCGGAACTGGACGTGCTGGTGAACCTGGCCGAACGCGCGGAAACGCTGAACTACACCTGCCCGACCTTTACCGACAAGCCCGGCATTCGCATTACCGAAGGCCGTCACCCGGTGGTCGAGCGGGTGCTGAACGAACCGTTCATCGCCAACCCGCTGAGCCTGTCGCCGCAGCGAAGAATGCTGATCATTACCGGTCCGAACATGGGCGGTAAGAGTACCTATATGCGTCAGACGGCGCTGATTGCCCTGCTTGCCTATATCGGCAGCTACGTTCCGGCGCAAAACGTGGAGATTGGCCCCATCGACCGTATCTTTACCCGCGTCGGGGCTGCGGACGATCTGGCGAGCGGCCGCTCAACCTTCATGGTCGAAATGACTGAAACGGCTAACATTCTGCATAACGCGACGGAGCACAGCCTGGTGCTGATGGACGAAGTCGGACGCGGAACGTCAACCTACGATGGTCTGTCGCTGGCCTGGGCCTGTGCGGAAAGCCTCGCGAATAAAATCAAGGCCATGACGCTGTTCGCCACCCACTACTTCGAGTTGACGCAGTTGCCGGAGAAAATGGAAGGCGTGGCTAACGTCCACCTTGATGCGCTGGAGCACGGCGACACCATCGCCTTTATGCACACGGTGCAGGATGGCGCGGCAAGCAAGAGCTATGGTCTGGCCGTTGCGGCGCTGGCCGGTGTACCGAAAGAGGTGATCAAGCGCGCGCGTCAGAAACTGCGTGAGCTGGAAAGCCTGTCACCGAATGCGGCGGCGACGCAGATCGATGGTACGCAGATGTCGCTGCTGGTGCCAGCGGAAGAGACATCGCCTGCTGTGGAAGCGCTGGAGAATCTCGATCCGGATTCCCTGACGCCGCGTCAGGCGCTGGAGTGGATTTATCGGTTGAAGAGTCTGGTTTAG
- a CDS encoding non-oxidative hydroxyarylic acid decarboxylases subunit C produces the protein MAFDDLRSFLQALDEQGQLLKIEEEVNAEPDLAAAANATGRIGDGAPALWFDNIRGFTDARVVMNTIGSWQNHAISMGLPANTPVKKQIDEFIRRWDKFPIAPERRANPAWAQNTVDGEDINLFDILPLFRLNDGDGGFYLDKACVVSRDPLDPDNFGKQNVGIYRMEVKGKRKLGLQPVPMHDIALHLHKAEERGEDLPIAITLGNDPIITLMGATPLKYDQSEYEMAGALRESPYPIATAPLTGFDVPWGSEVILEGVIEGRKREIEGPFGEFTGHYSGGRNMTVVRIDKVSYRSKPIFESLYLGMPWTEIDYLMGPATCVPLYQQLKAEFPEVQAVNAMYTHGLLAIISTKKRYGGFARAVGLRAMTTPHGLGYVKMVIMVDEDVDPFNLPQVMWALSSKVNPAGDLVQLPNMSVLELDPGSSPAGITDKLIIDATTPVAPDTRGHYSQPVQDLPETKAWAEKLTAMLAARQ, from the coding sequence ATGGCATTTGATGATCTGAGAAGCTTCCTGCAGGCGCTCGATGAGCAAGGGCAACTGCTGAAAATTGAGGAAGAGGTAAACGCCGAGCCGGATCTGGCGGCGGCAGCCAACGCGACCGGCCGCATCGGTGACGGCGCGCCCGCGCTGTGGTTCGACAATATTCGCGGCTTTACCGATGCCCGCGTGGTGATGAACACCATCGGCTCCTGGCAAAATCACGCTATTTCGATGGGGCTGCCTGCGAACACGCCGGTGAAAAAGCAGATCGACGAGTTTATTCGCCGCTGGGATAAATTCCCGATTGCGCCAGAGCGCCGCGCCAACCCGGCCTGGGCGCAGAATACGGTGGACGGTGAAGACATTAACCTGTTCGACATCCTGCCGCTGTTCCGCCTGAACGACGGGGACGGTGGTTTTTATCTCGACAAAGCGTGCGTTGTCTCGCGCGATCCGCTCGACCCGGATAACTTCGGCAAGCAGAACGTTGGCATCTACCGCATGGAAGTGAAGGGCAAGCGCAAGCTCGGCCTGCAGCCGGTGCCGATGCACGATATCGCCCTGCATCTGCACAAAGCGGAAGAGCGCGGCGAAGACCTGCCGATTGCGATTACGCTGGGCAACGACCCGATCATCACCCTGATGGGCGCGACGCCGCTGAAATACGATCAGTCGGAATATGAAATGGCCGGTGCGCTCCGTGAAAGCCCGTACCCGATTGCCACCGCGCCGCTGACCGGCTTCGACGTGCCGTGGGGTTCTGAAGTGATCCTGGAAGGGGTGATTGAAGGCCGTAAGCGCGAAATTGAAGGGCCGTTCGGCGAGTTTACCGGACACTATTCCGGTGGCCGTAACATGACGGTGGTCCGTATCGACAAAGTTTCTTACCGCAGCAAACCGATCTTCGAATCCCTTTACCTCGGCATGCCGTGGACCGAGATTGATTATCTGATGGGGCCAGCCACCTGCGTGCCGCTCTACCAGCAGCTGAAAGCGGAGTTCCCGGAAGTGCAGGCGGTAAACGCGATGTACACCCACGGTCTGCTGGCGATCATCTCCACCAAAAAGCGTTACGGCGGCTTCGCCCGCGCGGTTGGCTTGCGCGCCATGACCACGCCGCACGGCCTGGGATACGTGAAGATGGTGATCATGGTGGATGAGGATGTCGACCCGTTCAACCTTCCGCAGGTGATGTGGGCGCTGTCATCGAAGGTCAACCCAGCAGGCGATCTTGTGCAGCTGCCGAACATGTCGGTGCTTGAACTCGATCCGGGATCCAGTCCGGCGGGCATTACCGACAAACTGATTATTGATGCGACCACGCCTGTCGCACCGGACACCCGGGGCCACTATAGCCAGCCGGTTCAGGATCTGCCTGAAACCAAAGCCTGGGCTGAAAAACTGACCGCGATGCTGGCTGCACGCCAATAA
- the rpoS gene encoding RNA polymerase sigma factor RpoS, producing the protein MSQNTLKVHDLNEDAEFDENGVEAFDEKALVEEEPSDNDLAEEELLSQGATQRVLDATQLYLGEIGYSPLLTAEEEVYFARRALRGDVASRRRMIESNLRLVVKIARRYGNRGLALLDLIEEGNLGLIRAVEKFDPERGFRFSTYATWWIRQTIERAIMNQTRTIRLPIHIVKELNVYLRTARELSHKLDHEPSAEEIAEQLDKPVDDVSRMLRLNERITSVDTPLGGDSEKALLDILADEKDNGPEDTTQDDDMKQSIVKWLFELNAKQREVLARRFGLLGYEAATLEDVGREIGLTRERVRQIQVEGLRRLREILQGQGLNIEALFRE; encoded by the coding sequence ATGAGTCAGAATACGCTGAAAGTTCATGATTTAAATGAAGACGCGGAATTTGATGAGAACGGAGTAGAGGCTTTTGACGAAAAAGCCTTAGTAGAAGAGGAACCCAGTGATAACGATTTGGCTGAAGAAGAGCTGTTATCGCAGGGCGCCACACAGCGTGTACTGGACGCGACTCAGCTTTACCTTGGGGAGATTGGTTACTCCCCACTGCTAACGGCCGAAGAAGAAGTCTATTTCGCACGTCGTGCTTTGCGTGGTGATGTTGCCTCGCGTCGTCGCATGATTGAAAGTAACCTGCGACTGGTCGTGAAAATTGCCCGCCGTTACGGCAATCGTGGTCTGGCTCTGCTGGATCTGATTGAAGAGGGCAACTTAGGTCTCATCCGCGCAGTTGAGAAGTTTGACCCGGAACGCGGGTTCCGTTTCTCAACCTACGCGACCTGGTGGATTCGTCAGACCATCGAACGGGCTATTATGAACCAGACCCGTACGATTCGCCTGCCGATTCACATCGTCAAAGAGTTGAACGTGTATCTGCGTACCGCGCGCGAGTTGTCCCATAAGCTGGACCACGAGCCAAGCGCAGAAGAAATTGCCGAACAACTCGATAAACCGGTTGATGACGTAAGCCGTATGCTGCGTCTCAACGAGCGCATTACCTCCGTTGACACCCCGCTGGGTGGCGACTCCGAAAAAGCGCTGCTGGACATCCTGGCCGATGAAAAAGACAACGGTCCGGAAGACACCACGCAGGACGATGACATGAAGCAGAGCATCGTTAAATGGCTGTTCGAACTGAACGCCAAACAGCGTGAAGTGCTGGCGCGTCGTTTCGGTTTACTGGGGTATGAAGCTGCGACACTGGAAGACGTCGGCCGCGAAATTGGCCTGACCCGTGAACGTGTTCGTCAGATTCAGGTTGAAGGTCTGCGTCGCCTGCGTGAAATCCTGCAGGGGCAAGGTCTGAATATCGAAGCGCTGTTCCGCGAATAA
- a CDS encoding MarR family winged helix-turn-helix transcriptional regulator: MELRQEAFHLLRQLFQQHTAKWQHALPELTKPQYAVMRSIAEHPGIEQVALTEVAVSTKATLAEMLSRMEARGLVKREHDPADKRRRFVFLTPEGEALLADCKPVGNEVDEAFLGRLNKAEREQFSALIKKMMHD; encoded by the coding sequence ATGGAACTAAGACAAGAGGCGTTCCACCTGTTACGTCAGCTTTTTCAACAGCATACCGCGAAGTGGCAACATGCCCTGCCGGAACTGACCAAGCCGCAGTATGCGGTGATGCGCTCGATTGCCGAGCATCCGGGCATTGAACAGGTGGCATTGACTGAAGTCGCGGTCAGCACGAAAGCGACCCTGGCGGAAATGCTGAGCCGCATGGAGGCGCGCGGGCTGGTCAAACGCGAGCACGACCCTGCGGATAAGCGCCGTCGCTTTGTCTTCCTCACGCCAGAAGGTGAGGCCCTGCTTGCAGACTGTAAGCCGGTAGGCAATGAGGTTGATGAGGCCTTTTTAGGACGCCTTAACAAGGCCGAGCGGGAGCAGTTCTCTGCGCTCATCAAAAAGATGATGCACGATTAA
- a CDS encoding SymE family type I addiction module toxin yields the protein MQELAINKPYRHLTVGYFRKRHEDRNTKIPKRYSVHAALSLKGDWLEKAGFTTHSRVRVGVEHGKIVIELMPEDAS from the coding sequence ATGCAAGAACTCGCTATCAACAAACCCTATCGCCATTTAACAGTGGGATATTTCAGAAAGCGCCATGAAGACCGCAATACCAAGATACCGAAGCGCTACAGCGTGCATGCGGCGCTGAGCTTAAAAGGTGACTGGCTTGAAAAGGCAGGGTTTACCACCCACTCCCGGGTGCGAGTGGGTGTGGAGCATGGAAAAATCGTCATTGAGCTCATGCCGGAAGATGCCTCGTAA
- the nlpD gene encoding murein hydrolase activator NlpD — protein MSAGSPKFTISRVAALSLVSLWLAGCTSSNNAPAPVSSVGGNSGSGNTSSGMLITPPPKMGTAAPQQTPQIQPVQHPVTQPMQVQPVEQPVQTQNGRIVYNRQYGNIPKGSYTGGSTYTVKRGDTLFYIAWITGNDFRDLAQRNNVQAPYALEVGQTLQVGNATGTPLTPGNTVSAADVTAQNNSVKPAQKSTTVVASQPVITYSEDSGDQTANKMLPNNKGTATAVTAPVTAPVVSSTEPTASSMTSSSPISAWRWPTDGKVIENFSSSEGGNKGIDIAGSKGQAIIATADGRVVYAGNALRGYGNLIIIKHNDDYLSAYAHNDTMLVREQQEVKAGQKIATMGSTGTSSTRLHFEIRYKGKSVNPLQYLPQR, from the coding sequence ATGAGCGCGGGAAGCCCAAAATTCACCATCAGCCGTGTTGCGGCATTATCACTGGTTTCGCTCTGGCTGGCAGGCTGTACAAGTTCTAACAACGCCCCTGCGCCCGTCAGTTCCGTCGGCGGAAACAGCGGCTCCGGTAACACGTCCAGCGGAATGTTAATCACGCCGCCACCTAAAATGGGGACAGCTGCGCCGCAGCAAACACCACAAATTCAGCCTGTGCAACATCCTGTTACACAGCCAATGCAGGTTCAGCCAGTTGAACAGCCTGTTCAGACCCAAAACGGCCGCATAGTCTATAACCGCCAGTATGGGAACATTCCGAAAGGCAGCTACACCGGTGGCAGCACCTATACCGTGAAACGCGGCGATACGCTGTTCTACATTGCGTGGATCACCGGGAACGATTTCCGTGACCTCGCGCAGCGCAACAACGTCCAGGCCCCATATGCTCTGGAAGTCGGGCAAACGCTCCAGGTGGGCAACGCGACGGGTACGCCGCTTACGCCTGGCAACACGGTTTCAGCGGCCGATGTGACGGCTCAAAATAACAGCGTTAAGCCTGCACAAAAATCCACCACGGTGGTTGCTTCACAACCTGTAATTACGTATTCTGAGGATTCAGGTGATCAGACTGCTAACAAAATGTTGCCGAATAATAAAGGGACTGCGACTGCTGTCACAGCACCGGTTACGGCACCTGTGGTTAGCTCTACTGAACCGACTGCCAGCAGTATGACCTCCAGTTCGCCGATTTCTGCATGGCGCTGGCCGACTGACGGCAAGGTTATCGAGAACTTCTCTTCCTCCGAAGGGGGAAATAAAGGGATCGATATCGCAGGGAGTAAAGGACAGGCTATCATCGCGACCGCAGATGGACGCGTTGTGTATGCCGGTAACGCTCTGCGCGGTTACGGTAATCTTATCATCATCAAACACAACGATGATTACCTGAGTGCCTACGCCCATAACGACACAATGCTGGTCCGGGAACAACAAGAAGTTAAGGCGGGGCAAAAAATCGCTACCATGGGTAGCACCGGAACCAGTTCTACACGCTTGCATTTTGAAATTCGTTACAAGGGGAAATCCGTAAACCCGCTGCAGTACTTGCCGCAGCGATAA
- a CDS encoding non-oxidative hydroxyarylic acid decarboxylases subunit D encodes MICPRCADEHIEVMATSPVKGVWTVYQCQHCLYTWRDTEPLRRTSREHYPEAFRMTQKDIDEAPQVPTIPPLL; translated from the coding sequence ATGATTTGTCCACGTTGTGCCGATGAGCATATTGAAGTGATGGCGACGTCACCGGTGAAAGGGGTCTGGACCGTTTACCAGTGCCAGCATTGTCTGTATACCTGGCGCGATACCGAACCGCTGCGTCGTACCAGCCGCGAGCACTACCCGGAAGCGTTCCGCATGACGCAGAAGGATATTGACGAGGCGCCGCAGGTGCCGACAATCCCGCCGCTGCTCTAA
- a CDS encoding MFS transporter, with amino-acid sequence MTYRSQVAVVYLLGFFLDLINMFIASVAFPAMAHAFNSTPSALAWVSNGYIAGLTLAIPFSSLLSRRIGPKRVILLSLFLFSAASAAAGLSATLESLIAWRVLQGAGGGLLIPVGQALTWQQFRPQERAKLSSAVMLVALLAPACSPAIGGLLVQTLGWRWIFFATLPVAIVTFVLACLWLKHEMPAMNAARLLNLTLLADPLLRFSMLVYICVPGVFIGVNVTGMFYLQNVANMSPAATGMLMLPWSVVSFIAITATGRYFNRIGPRPLIVIGCLLQATGILLLINVSSATLLPAVAFALMGAGGSLCSSTAQSSAFLTTRRDEMPDASALWNLNRQLSFFAGALLLAQVLNLAQAWLTPHAAWHGMFIFAAGMTLLPVPYVFRLNNTQVLNPLRQENS; translated from the coding sequence ATGACGTATCGCAGCCAAGTTGCCGTTGTCTATCTGCTGGGCTTTTTTCTTGATTTGATCAACATGTTTATTGCCAGCGTCGCCTTTCCGGCGATGGCTCACGCCTTTAACAGCACGCCTTCTGCCCTTGCCTGGGTCAGTAACGGCTACATTGCCGGCCTGACGCTGGCGATCCCGTTCAGCAGCCTGCTCTCGCGCCGCATCGGGCCAAAGCGCGTCATCCTGCTCTCGCTTTTTCTGTTCAGCGCAGCCTCCGCAGCGGCGGGCCTGTCTGCAACGCTTGAAAGTCTGATCGCCTGGCGAGTGCTTCAGGGCGCGGGAGGAGGCTTACTGATCCCCGTCGGACAGGCGCTGACCTGGCAACAGTTCAGGCCTCAGGAGCGTGCGAAGCTCTCTTCGGCGGTCATGCTGGTTGCGCTGCTTGCCCCGGCCTGCTCCCCGGCTATCGGGGGACTGCTGGTACAGACGCTAGGCTGGCGATGGATATTTTTCGCCACGCTCCCGGTGGCTATCGTGACCTTTGTTCTGGCCTGCCTGTGGCTTAAACACGAAATGCCTGCGATGAACGCGGCCAGACTGCTAAACCTGACCTTGCTCGCGGACCCGCTTTTGCGTTTTTCCATGCTTGTGTATATCTGCGTTCCTGGCGTATTTATTGGGGTGAACGTCACGGGCATGTTTTATCTTCAGAACGTGGCGAACATGAGTCCCGCCGCTACGGGCATGCTCATGCTGCCGTGGTCTGTGGTATCGTTTATCGCCATCACGGCAACGGGACGTTATTTTAACCGTATCGGCCCCCGCCCCCTGATTGTCATCGGCTGCCTGTTGCAGGCGACGGGCATTCTGCTTTTGATTAACGTCAGTTCGGCTACGCTGTTGCCTGCCGTCGCGTTTGCCCTGATGGGCGCCGGGGGAAGCCTGTGCAGCAGCACGGCTCAGAGCAGCGCGTTTCTGACAACGCGCCGGGACGAGATGCCGGATGCCAGCGCGCTGTGGAATCTCAATCGTCAATTGAGCTTTTTTGCCGGTGCCCTGCTGCTGGCGCAGGTGCTGAACCTGGCGCAGGCGTGGCTGACGCCACACGCCGCCTGGCACGGGATGTTTATTTTTGCCGCAGGCATGACCTTGCTGCCTGTACCGTACGTTTTTCGTCTTAACAATACGCAGGTGCTAAACCCGCTGCGACAGGAGAATTCATGA
- a CDS encoding LysR family transcriptional regulator — translation MINLQRTQMFIAVADTGSFTAAAEAMGLTKAVVSFNIRQLEDELGVTLLLRSTRRLTLTEAGVLFHQRSVALLKEAERLQDDVRANHAGLTGELRITTTPEYGARVVVPLLARFSQQHTDLRVRHVSSSLHADLISERFDVAIRLGTLVDSRNHAALISHFSILPVATPEWLARNPIESLAQLAQADWIIHERLASPLRWQVKDARGAPDMLEIKKAPRLFADSAQALMAFALAGGGVALLPEWLVRDALDAGTLVTILPEYTFARQGIYAVYPDARHVPAKVRTFIDFMRTSVS, via the coding sequence ATGATTAACCTGCAGCGGACGCAGATGTTTATCGCGGTGGCCGACACCGGCAGTTTTACGGCCGCCGCCGAGGCAATGGGGCTGACAAAAGCGGTGGTTAGCTTTAATATCCGCCAGCTTGAAGATGAGCTGGGCGTTACGCTGCTGCTGCGCTCCACCCGCCGCCTGACGCTAACCGAGGCGGGCGTGCTTTTTCATCAGCGCAGCGTGGCGCTTCTGAAGGAGGCCGAACGGCTGCAGGATGATGTCCGCGCGAACCATGCGGGGCTCACCGGCGAGCTGCGTATCACGACCACGCCTGAATATGGCGCCCGGGTCGTGGTGCCGCTGCTGGCCAGGTTTAGCCAGCAGCACACGGATCTTCGCGTCCGACATGTTTCGTCGTCACTGCACGCAGACCTTATCTCGGAGCGCTTTGACGTGGCCATCCGGCTGGGAACGCTTGTTGATTCGCGCAACCACGCCGCGCTGATTTCTCACTTTTCTATTCTCCCCGTCGCGACGCCCGAGTGGCTTGCGAGAAACCCGATCGAATCGCTTGCGCAGCTGGCGCAGGCCGACTGGATTATCCACGAGCGCTTAGCCTCGCCGCTGCGCTGGCAGGTGAAAGATGCCCGCGGTGCGCCTGACATGCTGGAGATAAAAAAGGCGCCGCGTTTGTTTGCCGACAGCGCTCAGGCCCTTATGGCTTTTGCGCTCGCAGGCGGTGGGGTGGCGTTACTGCCGGAATGGCTGGTGCGCGATGCGCTTGATGCGGGAACGCTGGTGACGATTTTACCGGAGTATACCTTTGCGCGGCAGGGGATTTATGCGGTCTATCCTGATGCCCGGCATGTGCCCGCAAAAGTGCGCACCTTTATCGATTTTATGCGCACCAGCGTGAGTTAA
- a CDS encoding DUF4440 domain-containing protein, which translates to MTPFEHDIIDLHIALEAWLGKGEGEADALLARFRRDFLMIPPGGVQVDYNGLASFLEKQRGSRPGLKIVIDELTTIQSGERGAVLHYRETQTRPDLPVNVRWSTAVLNQEGDKITWRLLHETATQP; encoded by the coding sequence ATGACGCCTTTCGAACACGACATTATCGACCTCCACATTGCGCTTGAAGCATGGTTAGGCAAAGGTGAAGGCGAGGCCGACGCGCTGCTCGCCCGTTTCCGTCGCGATTTTCTGATGATCCCGCCGGGCGGTGTGCAGGTCGACTATAACGGCCTGGCCAGTTTTCTGGAAAAACAGCGCGGAAGCCGTCCCGGGCTGAAAATCGTCATTGACGAATTAACCACGATCCAGAGCGGCGAACGGGGTGCAGTGCTTCACTACCGGGAGACGCAAACCCGGCCAGACCTGCCCGTTAACGTGCGCTGGTCAACCGCGGTGCTTAATCAGGAAGGTGACAAAATAACCTGGCGTCTGCTGCACGAGACGGCGACGCAGCCGTAA
- a CDS encoding non-oxidative hydroxyarylic acid decarboxylases subunit B translates to MRLIVGMTGATGAPLGVALLQALREMPEVETHLVMSKWAKTTIELETPYTAQDVAALADVVHSPADQAATISSGSFRTDGMIVIPCSMKTLAGIRAGYAEGLVGRAADVVLKEGRKLVLVPRETPLSTIHLENMLALSRMGVAMVPPMPAYYNHPQTADDITQHIVTRVLDQFGLEHKKARRWNGLREAKHFSQENKDGI, encoded by the coding sequence ATGAGATTGATCGTGGGAATGACGGGGGCGACGGGTGCTCCGCTGGGCGTGGCGCTGCTGCAGGCGCTGCGGGAAATGCCGGAAGTAGAGACGCATCTGGTGATGTCGAAGTGGGCAAAAACCACCATTGAGCTGGAAACGCCTTACACCGCCCAGGACGTTGCTGCCCTGGCTGACGTCGTCCACAGCCCGGCTGACCAGGCCGCCACCATCTCCTCCGGCTCGTTTCGTACCGACGGCATGATCGTCATTCCCTGCAGCATGAAAACGCTGGCCGGGATCCGCGCGGGCTATGCCGAAGGGCTGGTGGGCCGTGCGGCGGATGTGGTGCTGAAAGAGGGGCGTAAGCTGGTACTGGTGCCCCGTGAAACGCCGCTCAGCACCATTCATCTGGAGAACATGCTGGCGCTCTCCCGCATGGGCGTGGCGATGGTGCCGCCCATGCCTGCGTACTACAACCACCCGCAAACCGCCGATGACATTACCCAGCATATTGTGACCCGCGTGCTCGACCAGTTTGGCCTGGAGCATAAAAAGGCGCGTCGCTGGAACGGGTTGCGGGAGGCGAAACATTTTTCACAGGAGAATAAAGATGGCATTTGA